A window from Actinomycetospora corticicola encodes these proteins:
- a CDS encoding TetR family transcriptional regulator, whose amino-acid sequence MNELAARRRLDPDARRTEILDAALRLYAARPYGEVSTTELAREAGVARALLNHYFGTKRALYLEALRELLTIPEQAAAHLAGQRPEDRAAAAVDWFLDTVTDRRTLWLSVGIGVSGDAEIDAVVEDADETAVDRVLTALHRDPCDEPLRARVRAFFGMVRAASREWLVRGSLDRPAVRKLLITALVTVLEE is encoded by the coding sequence GTGAACGAGCTGGCCGCCCGGCGTCGCCTCGACCCGGACGCCCGGCGCACCGAGATCCTCGACGCGGCGCTGCGGCTCTACGCGGCACGCCCCTACGGCGAGGTCTCGACGACGGAGCTGGCCCGGGAGGCGGGCGTCGCCCGGGCCCTGCTCAACCACTACTTCGGCACGAAGCGGGCGCTCTACCTCGAGGCGCTGCGCGAACTGCTGACGATCCCCGAGCAGGCGGCCGCCCACCTGGCCGGGCAGCGTCCCGAGGACCGCGCGGCGGCCGCCGTCGACTGGTTCCTCGACACGGTCACCGACCGGCGGACGCTGTGGTTGTCCGTGGGCATCGGGGTGTCCGGCGACGCCGAGATCGACGCGGTCGTCGAGGACGCCGACGAGACCGCCGTCGACCGGGTCCTGACGGCCCTGCACCGGGACCCGTGCGACGAGCCGCTCCGCGCCCGCGTGCGCGCCTTCTTCGGGATGGTGCGCGCCGCCTCGCGCGAGTGGCTCGTGCGAGGGTCGCTCGACCGACCCGCCGTCCGGAAGCTCCTGATCACCGCGCTCGTGACCGTCCTGGAGGAATGA